The following are encoded in a window of Rissa tridactyla isolate bRisTri1 chromosome 3, bRisTri1.patW.cur.20221130, whole genome shotgun sequence genomic DNA:
- the HECA gene encoding headcase protein homolog isoform X2 — MPNQKGGKGKKNKRANSSGDEQENGAAAGGGAAAAAGGGAGAGGGSGAAAGGGGGGGAGGGAGGAAAAGGAAPGDVKSEAPCATPLICSFGRPVDLEKDDYQKVICNNEHCPYSTWMHLQCFYEWESSILVQFNCIGRARSWNEKQCRQNMWTKKGYDLAFRFCSCRCGQGHLKKDTDWYQVKRMQDDKKKKSVLEKSTGRSMAESAEEAKKGRPANKPQKGLSNDLQRRHSMDRQNSQEKGVMGGSYSIRSPCVSPGQSPPTGYSILAPTHFSGPRSSRYLGEFLKNAIHLEPHKKNMAGGGMFRNAHFDYGAASLQAHRSGHFDAPVQFLRRLDLSELLTHIPRHKLNTFHVRMEDDAQVGQGEDLRKFILAALSASHRNVVNCALCHRALPVFEQFPLVDGTLFLSPSRHDEIEYDVPCHLQGSTEL; from the exons ATGCCGAACCAGAAGGGCGGCAAGGGCAAGAAGAACAAGCGCGCCAACAGCAGCGGCGACGAGCAGGAGaacggggcggcggcgggcggcggagccgcggcggcggcgggcggaggcgccggggctggcggcggatccggagcggcggcgggcggcggcggcggcggcggggcgggcggcggagcgggcggcgcggcggcggcgggcggcgcggcccccgGGGACGTCAAGAGcg AAGCCCCTTGTGCTACTCCACTGATCTGTAGCTTTGGAAGGCCGGTGGACCTGGAGAAGGATGACTACCAGAAGGTTATATGCAACAACGAGCATTGTCCGTACAGCACTTGGATGCACCTTCAGTGCTTCTACGAGTGGGAAAGCAGCATTCTCGTCCAGTTCAATTGCAttggcagagccaggagctggaACGAAAAGCAGTGTCGCCAAAACATGTGGACAAAGAAGGGATATGACCTGGCTTTTCGCTTTTGCTCTTGTCGGTGTGGGCAGGGTCATTTAAAGAAGGACACTGACTGGTACCAGGTGAAGCGAATGCAGGATGATAAGAAGAAGAAATCAGTGTTGGAGAAGAGCACGGGAAGATCCATGGCAGAGTCGGCAGAGGAGGCCAAAAAGGGCAGGCCGGCCAACAAGCCGCAGAAAGGCTTGAGTAATGACCTCCAGCGAAGGCACTCGATGGACAGGCAGAACTCCCAGGAGAAGGGCGTCATGGGTGGCAGCTACAGCATTCGTTCGCCTTGTGTCTCTCCCGGCCAGTCCCCACCCACCGGGTACTCTATTCTTGCCCCCACGCATTTCAGTGGCCCTCGTTCCTCGCGATACTTAGGAGAGTTTCTGAAGAACGCCATTCACCTGGAGCCCCATAAGAAGAACATGGCCGGTGGGGGCATGTTCAGGAACGCGCATTTTGATTACGGGGCAGCCAGCTTGCAAGCACATAGATCAGGACACTTCGATGCCCCTGTGCAGTTTTTGCGAAGGCTCGATCTATCCGAGCTGCTTACTCACATCCCCAGGCATAAATTGAATACTTTCCATGTGCGGATGGAAGACGATGCCCAGGTGGGCCAAGGGGAGGACCTTCGGAAGTTCATCCTTGCTGCTCTTAGTGCCAGCCACAGGAACGTTGTAAACTGTGCGCTATGCCACAGGGCGCTGCCAGTGTTTGAACAGTTTCCGCTGGTGGACGGGACCCTGTTCCTTAGCCCATCGAGACACGATGAGATTGAATATGATGTTCCCTGTCACCTTCAAG